The Thamnophis elegans isolate rThaEle1 chromosome Z, rThaEle1.pri, whole genome shotgun sequence DNA window gagtagggcttatattgggcacacatgtaaaaatcaagtaTGGCTTGTTTTGGGGAAAGAtcttctctctcgttctctctttctctctccctccctccctctcagcaTATACCACAAATTTCTTAATTATCATAAAATATGTAATGCATAACAATGAAGCAGCAACTCCAATTATATGCCTCTGCATTcagatttaatatatttttccttcCACACACTAGCAACCTAGCTACTTTGCCATTATGTCTCAACAGATTTAAAATAATTGTCAATCCAGAATGCAACATCTCCCATTGTTGCTCCTTAGCTAATTGTgatttagtttcttttttttcttagagaGCTTGATTTTCAAATCTATTTCCCTTCTATTTGCACTTCTAATTTAAGACAGAGATGGATATTCCTGCTAAACCAGGAATACGAAAGCCAAGGGGCAAAGCAATGTAATACTGATCAAGTGAAATTCCAGTGCTGAAAAAACCATCAAGGATTTTGGATTTGGCAAAATGAGGTGGTGAGAGAACAAATACATTCAGAGCAATTTTCTGTAAAGAAATTTCAGAGGTAGTTTGGAGGAAAGacaaggggttgccacaaagaacagggggtgaagctattctccaaagcacctgaaggcaggacaagaagcaatggatggaaactaatcaagaagagaagcaacctagaactaaggagaaatttcctgacagttagaacaacttatcagtggaacaacctgcctccagaaattgtgaatgctccaacactggaagtttttaagaagagactgcataACTAtctgtgtgaaatggtatagtttcctgccagactagggagttggactagaagacctccaaggtcccttccaattctgttattctgttctgttctgctctcctCTAACCAAGCAAACTAGAGAATGGGATAGAAGTCCTGACTGATGATCTGTAGTTGTCAGGCTgcttctctcattctttctctgctATTAGATTACAATTAAACATTGGTAAATAATGTTGATTGTTTTCTGTTGCGTTTTTAAAGCTCCTGCTCCATCCACACCTGGTTCTATCTAAACCACCAAAGTCTTGACATATTACTCCAGGGAAACTAAATTATCTTGCAAGCTTCCACATTGATGAAATACTAGCAACCTGTGGTTTGATGCTCTATTACAAGATTCCCCAAACTTTCTTGCTTGGTGGACCAGCAGAggcagtagtggtggtgggagaaGGGATGGTTTTATGCATGTGTGCTGCTTTCATAAATGCAGCTTTCTGCAtgggcacacatgcgcacacacttgCCCACCCCTTCTGCGGTCTGGTTCTAAATGGGATGTGGCCTGTCACCAGGTGACGGACCGGGggtttggggaccactgttctattAGTACAACAGAGTTACTCTGTAATTATTACCTAGAGAACAGCTCAGGAGAAAGAGCTACAGGCCAGACCAAGAGATTCCTTAGACCAGCACTCAATTCTGCCTTCTAGTCAGACAGAAGGACAGGTCAGTTATCCCCTCAGGTGGACCTGCATGAGCCATTCTACCTCCAGCTGGAGAATATTACAGTTTGGACCATTTACTGAGGAAAACTCCTATGGTCTCTTCCTTACCCGTTGAGGTGGAGCGTGAATAAGGGCTCGGTAGAAGCAGGTGGTTTGTGGGTACAAGGCCAGGACCAACTGGTCCTTCTGGAACAAGGCCTCGGGGTCTGTTTCAGGATTGGCCTTCCACTGAGGCAGAGGGATGATGCGACGTCGGCTCAGGGTATGACGCCTGTGGAAAAGCAGAAGTCAAGATGAGAGACTTCTCACAAAAGCCCCATAATTCAGGGCCAAAATATGTAGGGGGGAGAGGCTGAGGAACACATGTGAATTTCAGAAAGCAGACTGGGGAACACTCAAGGCCAAAATATGCAACTTTCTCTTCACCCATCAAAGTTCAGGATGACCCCCAACCCTGCTGGACTTTCACAAGGCCACAGAGACCTGGTTATGTGCTAGGGCCTGGTCCCCAAGTGTGTTAAGGGCCCCAttttttggttatattaatatCTATTGCATAGTTTTACTTGACAACCATATATATTTATGCTtcattgtttaatatttttatgatGTAGGCTGCCCAGTTACTAATTGAGATAGGTgcctatataaattaaataaataaaatatacatacctttcatttaattataaatataattaaggTTAAATAAAGTGAATATGCGTGTACTAATGACATATATTTAATTCTCCCCCTAATCACATTAGAAATTTTGAGAAGTACTTTGGAAATCTTTTTCAAAGTTTCTAGGGCCTGGGGCACACCTCTGCCTTTAATAATCCCTATAATCACTTACTCTTTTCCTTCTTCATCAATGTCATCCACCTCATATCTGAAGAAGAGAAAATGTTGAATGAGAGTTTGAAGAAATCCAAATGGAAGGCACCCAGAGAAAAAGTAATCAATTATCGTGCAACACATCCATGGGATAGTTAAAAGGTCAAAACCCGCCTTCCTTTGGTTCATTTAGTTGTTCAGATTAGAATGAGAAGTTAAAGCATGCTAGTAAAACTTTGCAACCTGCCATAAAAAAAATGTGGTTAGTGCACACTAGAAAGATAACCAATAATAACAATTACCCGCACAAAATCTTgtctattatttttgtaaattttaGCATGCGTATCAATGAAGCTCTGCAGCCATTTCTGGTACTGCAATGAAAGGAAAGAGACCTTCCTCGAAGTAGGCATAACCTGCAGAATGGTTTAATACTGACTTCTTTAACATTAAAATGatttagcagtgatggctaacttttttgtcctcgcgtgccaaaagcacgtGCACGCACACAACAGCGCATAtaacgtgcccacacccataatacaatatgtgtgtgtgtgtgtcctgcaCCTCCCCCTATGCATGCATATGCGGCCATCCCTGCACTCTATTTTGGgtctagcaagcctccctgaagcctcctgggaccaagaAGGGTGTGGGGGGACGCACCCCCTCTCACTCACTCCCCCCCGTGTATGCCTATGCTATGCTATTACCGGAGTTATGCCAGCCTTATATGCGggtttattcctctctagcattcatctgcATTGTTCAGTGACGCACTTCcagcctctctaggatttacctctatcggCTTCggtgaggcacttcctgttcctgagGATGTATATtgatggcttgtatagtgttttgcagagacctgaaaaccagttgGCCAGCGGTGCATGCTTGGTAGAGCTCAACTGGGGCTTGTGTGTCAGCAGAGAGGCCTccagtgccacctgtggcacacgtgccataggttcaccatcatgaatTTAGCACATAAGAATCGGCAGCTTTCATTAGCATGGGGAGATATGACTGATAGACCAAAAGTTATGACTAAGCAGGACTAGCTAGCCACTCCCCTCATtacaagaaacaaaaaaaccttTGGAACCTAAATCTAGAGCCTGTCAGTAACATTTAAATTAGGAAAATTGGAGGCCCTGATGAAAAGGATCCCAGAAAACCAATGATTTTAAACTGTCAACCaacttattttctctttcctgcCCTCTGCCAGTCTCATCCTGTCTTAGGATCGTTCCATTTCAACTTGGGAAAGCGGCGGAAGTTGAAAGACAAATGGTGGCAGTTGAAGACTTAAGAAGAAAAGATCTGGGATGATGTAAAAATCTACACACTAGTAAATCTATgaaggtctttttaaaaaaagatggttctGCCATTTCTTCAAAATTAATGCAACACATTTCCGACTTCTCAGACCAGAATCTCTTTTGGACCCTTGCACCAATTCATGTAGTAGTTTAGGCTCAACAGGCATGAAgcacatagaattttttaaaaaaatgtcactttaaatgtaaacTAATCagcattcattaaaatgaaattttgttccaTTCAACTCTCAAGAGATAACCACTATGCAAATACCCACATTCACATTCACACACATATATGATGCAAAGAAACATCACGGTCCAGTTcagaaatatacatatatatggcaaaaaaaaccacgaatcttgcgagtttacaaGACAGATGGCAtaagaacaaagctgttacagaatcttaCCCTGCTATAGATACTTCGAAACCTCCTGCCAGAAGGAAGCCACACAAACAGActgtgaagtgggtgtgtggggtctctaacaatgctttaagCCCATAGTGCTTATAAGAagtatcctgaataatgggaagcgagcttcctataatcttctcagctatccttaccactctctgtatggactttctagcTGAGGCACTGtggccaccaaaccaaacagtgatgcagtttgttaaaacactctcagTCTCTATAAAAAGTGACAGGGAcaggaggagaaagatgtgctctcctcatccgatGCGTGAAATGTAGACACTCATTTGCATACTTCACTAAAGACAATGTATGAAGATACCAAGTCAAATTGTTCAGTCCCCAGATACTGCTGAACCACCTCCACAGCTGTAGCCTTGAAACAAAGTGGAGTATGACTATGCCGGCTCTTTCTAAAATCAACAATGATCTCCtgtgttttgttaacattcaaAACCAGGTTATTTTATTGCACCTGTCCACCAAAGCCTTCACCTCCTCCCTATAAGAATCTGCAATGTCACCCCAGATAAGACCTACGATCCACATATTTCACAATATGATTCATATCAGACTTGGCACAGCAGTCGTGAATCATCAAGGTGAAGAGTAATGGACTCAAAAGACTCAACCCTATGGAGAACCTGGACTCAAGGAGATGGAACTGGAAACTTTTCTTTCAACTCGCATAAACTGGGGCCTATCAATAAGGAAATCAAGTATCCATATACACATGTATGCACACATCCACACATACTGTAGTATTGCCAAATTTATTCTCTTTCAGGACAGACTGGTTTGGAATAGACACATAAACACTATACAACAATCTAACGTCAAtctaaactaccatattttttggagtataagacataccttttccccccaaaaaagagggtgaaaatctgggtgcttcttatacattgaatacagcatttttggcctcctgaaatccagcactctacaagcctcccaaagctctgcataaccccttccctttttttgttgcaaaaaatgAAACTTAcaaagggtttgggagacctgcagagtgcacatttttttaaaaaaaattacctcttcaaaatcatggtgcatcttacactctggtgcatcttatagtccgaaaaaatacggtatatgtgcAAGCTCATTCAGCAATgtttttggaagtagtttgccactGCCTTTTTCTGAGCAGAGACGATGATGGTCTAAGGTGGATTCTGTGCTCAAGGCAGGTGTGAAACTCCTAGTCCAGCACCTTAATTATTAGACCAAGCTGGCCCTCACCTACCATATGTACATACTTCAGAATGACTGTTTCCAAGACAAACAACCAATGTTCTTAATTAGCAAAACACTATCTATTAACATAAAACCGCTATCTATTAAAGTAAAAAACAATGTGAAGACTCTCAATGCCACTATCATAGTCTCACATATACTCACTTGTTGGTGGCATGATTGTAGCTCACAGCCTCAGCCAAGATCCACTGCTCATCCCCATCAACAGCTTTGACACGAGCTGCCACTTTATCGCCTGGTTTGGCCACATAATCACTAGAGGCAGGGATGGCACCACAAAGGGGAGGCGGCCTGCATAAGAAACCAGACAAAAGGGTCTAATCCATGGCTAAAGAGTAACTTCAGGTGCTCAGAACCCACCACACCTTCCCAGAAATTACTTTTCTCCAGGCTTCCCAATCCACAATGGGAGAGTCATGGCGCTCTGCTGGAGAAGAGTCATCAGCACTCCACGGCGCATGGTTTTGCGTGGCGGCTCAGAGTCATTGTAGATGCCAGCAATCTTGGCAGCTGTGTGAAGAGAGGTTGAAGCAGACCCGAAAAGGTTTGGTTATATGTAAGAATCAATAAGGACAGAAGTGTTTCAGCCAATAGAAAATaatacgaatgaatgaatgaatgaatgaatgaatgaatgaatgaatgaatgaatgaatgaatgaatgaatgatcactcactcactcactcactcaatcaatcaaccaacaaTCCAAGTCAAAGCCAGATGTTTTAATTTTGGAAAACAATGCTTTCAATATTCTAAGGAAGTAAACTTTGCAGGTGGTCTCCCAGCTTTTAAATAAACCTGTCAATCATTTTCACTTCCATATCAAGAACACAGTAACTTTATGCCCTAAAACAATATGGGAGAAGGGAGCCCTGCATAGGCAAACAAGAGGTCTTGAATGTAAAAAGAGATATAATCTAAATAAAAAGAAGAGCTAATGTTGCAAAGACTTTTCACTGCCTCATCACAAGGAATTGTGAATGAATCAATACATCAAATTTCTCACTTTGTTTACATATTGCACACTCCAGGCAGATATCAGCTTAGGGCAGTGAATTTCTTGTAAATTTACCTCAGAAAAGAGTTTGGTCCTATCAAGGGTAAGTTCCAAATTCTAGGAGAGAATTTCCACTTTCACTTACAAACTCTCGCCTTTTTTCATTGTCATGTGATGCACAGCCCAAAACTTCCTGCCCAATTTAAACTAGAATTTAAGGGAACCGTAGGGTTCTCTTGGCCAGCTCAGCAGATACTTAACTGATACGAAGGCATCCCAGTGTAATTATTCATATTAGGAAAATGGATAAAAAGGCTGATGCACCAGACATTCAAGAATTCTACACTGCCTTCAAGAATAATACACTGAGCATGTAAACTCAAACTTAGTCAGGATCTGTTTAGGTTTACATGCTGTGCTGCAAATATGGCACAATAGTTTGGTTTGACATGTATCAGCTTGTTCCTCAAATATACTTAAAGACAACATAGGCTTAGAGTGATTTTTTTAACCCAGCAACAGAAGCCAATTAGCCTCATCAAAGTAACGCTTCATCTTTTCTCAATTTTTCTATCCATTTCTTGGAAGCAGCAAAGAATTCTTATTCAATTTCTTTCTGGCACAACCAGATTAGGATTAGTAGAACTGGACTGCAACAATATAGATAACCACTAAGTGGCAGCAAGGCATTAAAgcattatactgtatatttttcgcTACCATCTAGTGGTTGACTAAATGTTTTCAATCCAGATCTGAAAGCATTAGACTTGAGTACAGGTTGTTctcaatttatggccatttgttcagtgactaaAATTTCGATGGTGCTTAAAAATTGGTG harbors:
- the SGF29 gene encoding SAGA-associated factor 29 is translated as MALVSADSRIAELLGELHQLIKQTQEERSRSEHNLVNIQKTHERMQTENKISPYYRTKLRGLYTTAKADAEAECNILRKDLDKIAEIKSLLEERRIAAKIAGIYNDSEPPRKTMRRGVLMTLLQQSAMTLPLWIGKPGEKPPPLCGAIPASSDYVAKPGDKVAARVKAVDGDEQWILAEAVSYNHATNKYEVDDIDEEGKERHTLSRRRIIPLPQWKANPETDPEALFQKDQLVLALYPQTTCFYRALIHAPPQRPQDDYSVLFEDTSYADGYSPPLNVAQRYVVACKETKKK